Proteins encoded together in one Amblyomma americanum isolate KBUSLIRL-KWMA chromosome 1, ASM5285725v1, whole genome shotgun sequence window:
- the LOC144109777 gene encoding pre-mRNA-splicing factor CWC25 homolog has product MMENAHWRDEQCKTFVNHYCKSEAVEEEKQYKRTGEGFIRPMLAEAADSGSVEKRIKQKLYTVQRSSGAMDSHFARK; this is encoded by the exons ATGATGGAGAATGCCCACTGGCGTGATGAGCAGTGCAAGACCTTTGTCAACCATTATTGCAAGAGTGAAGCAGTTGAAGAGGAGAAGCAGTACAAAAGGACTGGGGAAGGATTTATCAG GCCTATGCTGGCAGAGGCTGCAGACTCTGGGAGCGTGGAAAAGCGCATCAAGCAAAAATTGTACACTGtgcaaaggtcaagtggtgccaTGGACAGCCATTTTGCTAGGAAATAA